A DNA window from Halomicrobium mukohataei DSM 12286 contains the following coding sequences:
- a CDS encoding ABC transporter permease: protein MVSIRFVLKRIALLVPVLFGVATVVFAILHLAPGDPARVIAGQRASAEQLEQVRRELGLHRPLWIQYLSFLADAAQFDFGQSYSISRGAPVRSVLLDRLPVTLELAILGQLAGIFLGLPLGILSAIRQDSLTDHVTRIGALTGISVPIFWSGPLLILAFATYLDWFPTSGRIDSTLFLPDSWLLLGRELPLTGLVTVDSLLLGNWTAFTSAVHHLFLPALVIGIYSTALISRMMRSSMLEVVRQDYMRTARAKGQGARITVLKHGFRNALIPVVTIIGIQFGTLLGGAVLTETVFGINGMGLTIVTAIGALDYPVVQGTVLTFALLFTLVNLVVDITYGYLDPRIQQ, encoded by the coding sequence ATGGTCTCGATACGGTTCGTCCTGAAGCGGATCGCCCTGCTCGTCCCGGTGCTGTTCGGCGTCGCGACGGTCGTCTTCGCGATCCTGCATCTGGCTCCGGGCGACCCCGCCAGAGTGATCGCCGGCCAGCGAGCCTCCGCGGAGCAACTCGAACAGGTCCGCCGAGAGCTCGGCCTCCACCGCCCGCTGTGGATACAGTACCTCTCCTTTCTTGCCGACGCGGCACAATTCGACTTCGGACAGTCCTACAGCATCAGCCGCGGCGCACCGGTCCGATCGGTCCTGCTCGACCGGCTCCCGGTCACACTCGAACTGGCGATTCTCGGCCAGCTGGCGGGCATCTTCCTCGGGCTTCCACTGGGGATCCTCTCTGCGATCCGCCAGGATTCGCTGACCGACCACGTCACCCGAATCGGTGCGCTCACTGGTATCTCGGTCCCGATCTTCTGGTCCGGACCGCTGTTGATCCTGGCTTTCGCGACGTATCTCGACTGGTTTCCCACGAGCGGCCGCATCGACTCGACGCTGTTCCTGCCCGACAGCTGGCTCCTCCTCGGCCGAGAGCTCCCCCTGACCGGACTGGTCACCGTCGACTCGCTCCTGCTGGGCAACTGGACGGCCTTTACCTCCGCGGTGCATCACCTCTTCTTGCCCGCGCTGGTGATCGGGATCTACTCGACCGCGCTGATTTCGCGGATGATGCGCTCGTCGATGCTGGAAGTGGTGCGCCAGGACTACATGCGCACCGCTCGGGCGAAGGGCCAGGGCGCTCGGATCACGGTTCTGAAACACGGTTTCCGGAACGCGCTGATCCCCGTGGTGACGATCATCGGGATCCAGTTCGGGACGCTGCTGGGCGGAGCCGTCCTCACTGAGACGGTCTTCGGTATCAACGGGATGGGCCTGACGATCGTCACCGCCATCGGCGCGCTGGACTACCCCGTCGTCCAGGGCACCGTGCTGACGTTCGCGTTGCTGTTTACGCTCGTGAACCTCGTCGTCGACATCACCTACGGCTACCTCGACCCACGCATTCAACAATGA
- a CDS encoding TrmB family transcriptional regulator, translated as MDDSTLSERLMQLGLSEKEVDTYLTVLEQGELTASEISDVTGVSKRYVYSISESLEERGFVDVDDHVVPTKVRARNPSEVIELLTDELTEMEPALSERHSQTERNLQRFDVLKSRQTMIKRIRSYIADASNEITLSISYEQLPEVEDELRAAVDRGVLAMVLVTGVPANSLEAAAFDGIATLVRTWDQITPLTLTVDQQYSVLAPVDMMVRSNSELRAISLVQRQLVPILTGSFFGNYWPIAAEVYVDDPRSLPAEYGCFRHAVLDATLHLRDDRPISIDTAVTPCRDTEDRQSIEGTVIGTHQGLVEPATNDFPVENSLVVKTNNRRVTVGGPGAMLEDFEAKDTVTLTAD; from the coding sequence ATGGACGACTCGACACTCTCCGAACGGTTAATGCAACTTGGACTGTCCGAAAAGGAAGTAGACACCTATCTCACGGTGCTCGAACAGGGGGAGCTGACGGCAAGCGAGATATCCGACGTGACAGGCGTCTCGAAACGGTACGTGTACAGCATCAGCGAGTCCCTCGAAGAGCGTGGCTTCGTCGACGTCGACGACCACGTCGTCCCGACGAAAGTCCGTGCTCGCAATCCCAGCGAGGTCATCGAGCTCCTCACCGACGAACTGACCGAGATGGAGCCTGCGCTCTCTGAGCGTCACTCGCAGACGGAGCGCAATCTCCAGCGGTTCGACGTCCTTAAATCCCGGCAAACGATGATCAAGCGGATTCGATCGTACATCGCCGACGCCAGTAACGAGATCACCCTCTCGATCTCGTACGAACAGCTCCCGGAGGTCGAAGACGAGCTTCGGGCCGCCGTCGATCGCGGGGTGCTCGCGATGGTACTGGTCACTGGCGTACCGGCGAACTCACTCGAAGCAGCCGCGTTCGACGGGATCGCGACACTGGTCCGGACCTGGGATCAGATTACGCCCCTGACGTTGACTGTCGACCAACAGTACAGCGTCCTCGCGCCAGTCGACATGATGGTCCGTTCGAACTCCGAACTGCGTGCCATCTCGCTCGTACAGCGTCAGCTCGTCCCGATACTAACTGGCTCGTTTTTCGGCAACTACTGGCCGATCGCCGCCGAAGTGTATGTCGATGATCCGCGCTCTTTGCCGGCCGAATATGGGTGTTTCCGCCACGCCGTTCTGGACGCGACGCTCCATCTCCGTGACGACCGTCCGATCAGCATCGACACTGCCGTCACACCCTGTCGAGACACGGAGGATCGACAGTCGATCGAGGGGACCGTGATCGGCACACATCAGGGGCTCGTCGAACCGGCGACGAACGACTTCCCGGTCGAGAATTCGCTCGTCGTGAAAACGAACAACCGGCGCGTCACTGTCGGCGGTCCCGGTGCGATGCTCGAGGACTTCGAGGCGAAAGACACAGTGACGCTGACCGCAGACTGA
- a CDS encoding ABC transporter permease, whose protein sequence is MSTETRRRGAVDRLRASPFLSKLLSNRLALVGLTIILGMLAIALYARITLDPQALASSRLGTAVPDRAPPGWTGTGPADQYLFGTDSAARDIYERCLYGAWLALQFGTITVGTSTVVGVGLGIVAAYYGDVTDNVVMRTMDVLLAFPPLLLALALVAIFPRELGLWRAVAALTLVYTPRFARVIRGAALTVLEDEYVDATVALGATDPRVLVRHVLPNTLAPITVQSTLNFGLAIIDLAALSFLGFGAQAGTPSWGLMLSRGVDNGLLTGRWWLSFFPGLFLAVTVLGFNLLGDGMRDALDPRMREAID, encoded by the coding sequence ATGAGCACCGAAACCAGACGGCGCGGCGCGGTCGATCGGCTTCGAGCGTCGCCGTTCCTCTCGAAGCTCCTGTCGAACCGGCTCGCTCTCGTCGGCCTGACGATCATTCTCGGCATGCTGGCGATCGCACTCTACGCACGCATCACGCTCGATCCCCAGGCACTCGCCAGTTCGCGACTGGGGACGGCGGTCCCGGACCGCGCGCCGCCGGGCTGGACCGGCACCGGTCCGGCCGACCAGTACCTGTTCGGGACCGATTCGGCCGCCAGAGACATCTACGAGCGCTGTCTCTACGGCGCGTGGCTCGCGCTCCAGTTCGGCACGATCACGGTCGGCACCTCGACCGTGGTCGGCGTCGGCCTGGGCATCGTCGCGGCGTACTACGGCGACGTGACCGACAACGTCGTGATGCGGACGATGGACGTGTTGCTGGCGTTCCCACCGCTCTTGCTGGCGCTGGCGCTGGTCGCGATCTTCCCGCGGGAACTGGGTCTCTGGCGGGCCGTCGCCGCCCTGACGCTCGTGTACACGCCTCGCTTCGCTCGCGTGATCCGGGGAGCTGCGCTGACGGTGCTCGAAGACGAGTACGTCGACGCGACGGTCGCGCTGGGCGCGACCGATCCCCGCGTGCTCGTGCGCCACGTCCTCCCGAACACGCTCGCGCCGATCACGGTCCAGTCGACGCTGAACTTCGGACTGGCGATCATCGACCTCGCGGCCCTCTCTTTCCTCGGATTCGGTGCTCAGGCCGGCACGCCGTCGTGGGGACTGATGCTCTCTCGGGGCGTCGACAACGGCCTGTTGACCGGCCGGTGGTGGCTCTCTTTCTTCCCCGGACTCTTCCTCGCGGTCACGGTGCTGGGGTTCAATCTGCTGGGCGACGGGATGCGGGACGCGCTCGATCCGCGAATGCGGGAGGCGATCGACTGA
- a CDS encoding dihydroorotase yields MLIRNATLADGRTRDVRVRGETIDAVDEDLDPADEDTVDAADRLLLPGAIDAHVHFRQPGYGHKESWASGSRSAAAGGVTTVVDQPNTDPPTVDGAAFDQKAELAGESLVDFGINGGVTGEWEPAELLDRPLFALGEVFLADSTGDMGIDADLFEDALVAAAQRDVTVTVHAEDASLFNRAARDRDDADAWSAFRTARAEAAAVERACEVAAEHDARIHIAHTSTPEGIDTASDAGMTTEVTPHHLLLSRSDLDELGTHGRMNPPLRSEKRRREVYDRVVDGTVDMIATDHAPHTREEKDASIWDAPSGVPGVETMLPLLLAEARTGDLTYERVRDLVAANPADVFDLPEKGRIAEGNDADLVLVDTDDVREITGDGLHSNCGWTPFEGFEGVFPKWTMVRGTVVYDRSDDEFTDQQGENVRA; encoded by the coding sequence ATGCTCATTCGGAACGCGACGCTCGCGGACGGACGGACTCGGGACGTGCGCGTCCGCGGAGAGACGATCGACGCCGTGGACGAGGATCTCGACCCGGCGGACGAGGACACCGTCGACGCGGCAGACAGACTGCTCTTGCCCGGAGCGATCGACGCCCACGTCCACTTCCGCCAGCCCGGCTACGGCCACAAGGAGAGCTGGGCCAGCGGTTCGCGGTCGGCCGCGGCCGGCGGCGTCACGACCGTCGTCGACCAGCCCAACACCGACCCGCCGACGGTCGACGGGGCCGCCTTCGATCAGAAGGCCGAGCTGGCCGGCGAATCACTCGTCGACTTCGGCATCAACGGCGGCGTCACGGGCGAGTGGGAGCCCGCGGAACTACTTGACCGGCCCCTGTTCGCACTCGGCGAGGTCTTCCTCGCGGACTCGACCGGCGACATGGGGATCGACGCCGACCTGTTCGAGGACGCACTGGTCGCGGCGGCCCAGCGGGACGTGACCGTCACCGTCCACGCCGAAGACGCCTCGCTGTTCAATCGGGCGGCGAGAGATCGCGACGACGCCGACGCCTGGAGCGCGTTCCGCACCGCCCGCGCGGAAGCCGCCGCCGTCGAGCGAGCCTGCGAGGTCGCGGCCGAACACGACGCCCGGATCCACATTGCACACACCTCCACACCCGAGGGGATCGACACCGCCAGCGACGCCGGGATGACGACCGAGGTCACGCCCCATCACCTCCTGCTCTCGCGGTCGGACCTCGACGAGTTGGGCACGCACGGCCGGATGAACCCGCCGCTGCGCAGCGAGAAACGCCGCCGAGAGGTGTACGACCGCGTCGTCGACGGCACCGTCGACATGATCGCGACCGACCACGCGCCCCACACCCGCGAAGAGAAGGACGCCTCGATCTGGGACGCCCCCTCCGGGGTGCCCGGCGTCGAGACGATGCTCCCGCTCTTGCTGGCCGAGGCCCGGACCGGCGATCTGACCTACGAACGGGTCCGAGATCTCGTCGCCGCGAACCCCGCCGACGTGTTCGACCTGCCGGAGAAGGGCCGGATCGCCGAGGGCAACGACGCCGACCTCGTGCTGGTCGACACCGACGACGTGCGCGAGATCACCGGCGACGGGCTCCACTCGAACTGCGGGTGGACTCCCTTCGAGGGGTTCGAGGGCGTCTTCCCGAAGTGGACGATGGTCCGTGGCACGGTCGTCTACGACCGGTCTGACGACGAATTCACCGATCAGCAGGGCGAGAACGTTCGAGCCTGA
- a CDS encoding glycoside hydrolase family 13 protein encodes MTVCREAITHRPKSNFAYAVDEETIQLRLRSKRGDLDDCQVLVADKFDWPNRERLDMQLVRRDERFDYWQVEVEPEHRRLCYAFLLTAGDETLWFTEWGFESADKNELPTAGTDRSLHYFEYPFLHAGDVIDPPDWVSDAVFYQIFPERFANGDPEIDPDGVEEWGGRPAHDSFFGGDLEGIIDTLDYLADLGITALYLTPVFESLSNHKYNTADYEQIDPHFGDTETLSRLVDAAHDRGIRVMLDAVFNHCGRQFEPFQDVIEHGRESEYVDWFHIHEFPIQFEPRPSYDTFGFESYMPKLNTENPEVQSYLIDVATHWIEETDIDGWRLDVADEVDHQFWRAFRQAVKDVKPDAYILGEIWHDSRPWLRGDQFDAVMNYPFMYAVDGFLSDGSLDAATFADKSNRFLARYPDQINEVLFNLLGSHDTARLRYRYDGDEHTVRLALLLLLTFRGTPCLYYGDEIGMTGGDDPDCRRPMIWDEARQDRELHQYVSDLIGLRADHRPLRRGSLTFSRDRCGDGVVVYRRSDESSDDSLTVAINRGDAPISVPIAGDGEAGTVLFTTDGDVTVGESEIELTGQSGAVWR; translated from the coding sequence ATGACGGTCTGTCGGGAGGCGATTACCCATCGGCCCAAGAGTAACTTCGCGTATGCAGTCGACGAGGAGACCATCCAGCTCCGTCTCCGGAGCAAACGCGGTGATCTCGACGACTGTCAGGTGCTCGTCGCCGACAAGTTCGACTGGCCGAACCGCGAGCGCCTCGATATGCAACTGGTCCGACGCGACGAACGGTTCGACTACTGGCAAGTGGAGGTCGAACCGGAACATCGACGGCTGTGCTACGCGTTCCTGCTCACGGCCGGAGACGAAACTCTCTGGTTCACTGAATGGGGGTTCGAGTCGGCCGACAAGAACGAACTACCGACCGCAGGGACGGACCGATCGCTCCACTACTTCGAGTATCCGTTTCTCCACGCTGGCGACGTGATCGACCCGCCAGACTGGGTGTCAGATGCCGTCTTCTACCAGATATTTCCCGAGCGATTCGCGAATGGAGACCCGGAGATCGATCCCGATGGTGTCGAGGAATGGGGCGGCCGGCCGGCCCACGACTCATTTTTCGGCGGCGACCTGGAGGGTATCATCGACACTCTCGATTACCTCGCGGACCTGGGGATCACGGCGCTCTATCTGACACCGGTGTTTGAGTCCCTGTCGAACCACAAGTACAACACCGCCGACTACGAACAGATCGATCCACATTTCGGTGATACGGAGACGCTCTCGCGACTCGTCGACGCCGCACACGACCGGGGTATTCGCGTGATGCTCGACGCAGTGTTCAACCACTGTGGCCGACAGTTCGAACCGTTTCAGGACGTCATCGAGCACGGCCGGGAGTCGGAGTACGTCGACTGGTTCCACATCCACGAGTTTCCGATCCAGTTCGAACCACGGCCGTCCTACGACACGTTCGGGTTCGAGAGCTATATGCCGAAGCTCAACACCGAGAACCCCGAGGTCCAGTCGTACCTGATCGACGTTGCGACGCACTGGATCGAAGAGACGGATATCGACGGGTGGCGACTCGACGTTGCCGACGAGGTCGATCACCAGTTCTGGCGGGCGTTCCGGCAGGCTGTCAAGGACGTCAAACCCGACGCCTATATTCTCGGTGAGATCTGGCACGACTCTCGGCCGTGGCTCCGCGGTGATCAGTTCGACGCCGTGATGAACTACCCGTTCATGTACGCGGTCGACGGATTCCTGAGTGACGGATCACTCGACGCTGCGACGTTCGCAGACAAGAGCAACCGGTTTCTCGCCCGGTACCCCGACCAGATCAACGAAGTGCTGTTCAATCTGCTGGGGAGCCACGACACGGCCCGTCTCCGCTATCGGTACGACGGGGACGAGCACACCGTTCGACTCGCGCTGTTGCTCCTGTTGACGTTCCGCGGGACGCCCTGTCTCTACTACGGCGACGAGATCGGGATGACTGGTGGCGACGATCCGGACTGCCGGCGACCGATGATCTGGGACGAGGCCCGACAGGACCGAGAACTTCACCAGTACGTGTCTGATCTCATCGGTCTTCGGGCGGATCACCGGCCACTCCGTCGTGGTTCGCTCACTTTTTCACGAGACCGTTGCGGTGACGGTGTCGTCGTCTACCGCCGGTCGGACGAGTCGTCAGACGACTCGCTTACCGTCGCGATCAACCGCGGCGACGCACCGATCTCAGTGCCAATAGCCGGAGACGGCGAGGCGGGGACGGTACTCTTCACCACCGATGGGGACGTGACGGTCGGAGAGAGCGAGATCGAACTCACCGGACAGTCTGGCGCAGTCTGGCGATAG
- a CDS encoding alpha-amylase family glycosyl hydrolase, whose protein sequence is MYQILTDRFYDGDTSNNDFEDFDSSLYDGSGEDLKLYQGGDWQGIIDKIPYLEEMGVTAVWISAPYDNRESKIEDYQDDGTVDVWTSYHGYHARNYFRTHRFFGGMQDFYAMRDALHNNGIKLVIDFVSNHTSRWRNPTKNNEPEEGELYEPDTDADGNYVFDENGDAVGENLLADPHDDVNGWFHGLGDRDGDSSKFGYRHKELGSLADFAHENGGVVDHLERATQFWKSKGIDGIRHDATLHMNPAFAKNLKTATDSSQGGPITHFGEFFISRPDPKYEEYRTFPDRTGINNLDFEFNRAATNAFGDFSETMSDFGDMLIKTHGDYTHEHQTITAVDNHDLTRFRYIQPNDKPYHAAIAALMTCRGTPKIYYGTEQYMNPGSSGANAGRLFMQTDSDFDTSTTAYQLISDLAQLRRDNLALAYGQTSILHSTDDVIVYERTFYDHVVVTAINRQPDQSESVPSVGTSLPDGSYGDYLSGDLYGQGISVDSGALDSFTLGGGEVSVWTASPDLGNAPKIGTTVSTMGQAGDSVHIYGSGLDGDVSVTFGGTPANVVSNSATRMTATVPDGPAGLVDVVVEKNGQTSNAAKYDILTDEPVQVIFHVEAETEPGETIHVVGDPPELGSWDALSGSESFMNPDYPEWFLPVSVPKDTTFEFKFVKIDESDNVTWESGSNRTFTSPTDSTETEDTPLYYWQS, encoded by the coding sequence GTGTATCAGATCCTGACAGATCGATTCTACGACGGCGACACGAGCAACAACGACTTCGAGGATTTCGATTCCTCACTCTACGACGGCAGTGGAGAGGACCTCAAGCTGTACCAGGGCGGTGACTGGCAGGGGATCATCGACAAGATACCGTATCTCGAGGAGATGGGTGTGACAGCGGTCTGGATTTCCGCACCCTACGACAACCGAGAGAGCAAGATCGAAGACTACCAGGACGACGGTACGGTCGACGTCTGGACCAGTTATCACGGCTACCACGCGCGCAACTACTTCCGGACCCACCGGTTTTTCGGCGGGATGCAGGACTTCTACGCGATGCGCGACGCGTTGCACAACAACGGCATCAAACTCGTCATCGACTTCGTCTCGAACCACACGAGCCGCTGGCGGAATCCGACGAAGAACAACGAGCCCGAGGAAGGAGAACTCTACGAACCGGACACGGATGCAGACGGCAATTACGTCTTCGACGAGAACGGGGACGCCGTCGGTGAGAACTTGCTGGCAGATCCACACGACGATGTGAACGGCTGGTTCCACGGACTGGGTGACCGTGACGGGGACTCGTCGAAGTTCGGCTATCGCCACAAGGAACTGGGCTCGCTGGCCGACTTCGCACACGAAAACGGGGGGGTCGTCGACCACCTCGAACGAGCGACGCAGTTCTGGAAGTCGAAAGGGATCGACGGAATTCGTCACGACGCAACGTTGCACATGAACCCGGCATTCGCAAAGAACCTCAAGACCGCGACCGACAGTTCGCAAGGCGGTCCGATCACGCACTTCGGGGAGTTCTTCATCAGCCGACCCGACCCGAAATACGAGGAGTACCGGACGTTTCCCGACAGAACCGGCATCAACAACCTCGACTTCGAGTTCAACCGGGCGGCGACGAACGCGTTCGGCGACTTCTCCGAGACGATGTCCGACTTCGGAGACATGCTGATCAAGACCCACGGCGACTACACGCACGAACACCAGACGATCACTGCCGTCGACAATCACGACCTCACTCGGTTCCGGTACATCCAGCCAAACGACAAGCCGTACCACGCGGCGATCGCCGCGTTGATGACCTGCCGCGGAACGCCGAAGATCTACTACGGGACCGAGCAGTACATGAATCCCGGATCGAGCGGTGCGAACGCAGGTCGGCTGTTCATGCAAACCGACAGCGATTTCGACACGTCGACCACGGCCTATCAGTTGATCAGCGACCTCGCACAGCTCCGGCGTGACAACCTCGCGCTCGCGTACGGTCAGACGAGTATTCTCCACTCGACAGACGACGTGATCGTCTACGAGCGGACCTTCTACGATCACGTGGTCGTGACGGCGATCAATCGACAGCCCGACCAGTCCGAGAGCGTCCCGTCGGTCGGTACGAGCCTGCCGGACGGTAGTTACGGCGACTACCTCTCGGGGGACCTCTACGGACAGGGCATCTCGGTCGACAGCGGTGCACTGGACTCCTTCACGTTGGGCGGTGGAGAGGTCAGCGTCTGGACAGCGAGCCCCGACCTGGGGAATGCGCCGAAGATCGGAACGACGGTCAGCACGATGGGACAGGCCGGCGACTCCGTCCACATCTACGGATCAGGTCTCGACGGCGACGTGTCAGTCACGTTCGGCGGTACGCCCGCGAACGTCGTGTCCAACAGCGCGACCCGTATGACGGCGACAGTCCCCGATGGGCCCGCCGGACTCGTCGACGTGGTCGTCGAAAAGAACGGCCAGACGAGCAACGCCGCGAAATACGACATCCTCACGGACGAGCCGGTACAGGTGATCTTCCACGTCGAGGCCGAGACCGAACCCGGCGAGACGATCCACGTCGTCGGTGATCCACCGGAACTGGGTAGCTGGGATGCCCTGTCGGGCAGCGAATCCTTCATGAACCCGGACTATCCGGAGTGGTTCCTCCCAGTGAGCGTGCCAAAGGACACGACCTTCGAGTTCAAATTCGTCAAGATCGACGAGAGCGACAACGTGACCTGGGAAAGCGGGAGCAACCGGACCTTCACGTCACCCACGGATTCGACCGAGACCGAAGATACGCCGCTCTACTACTGGCAAAGCTAG
- a CDS encoding ABC transporter ATP-binding protein gives MATLRVDSLRKEFDNGRIVAVNDLSLDVADGEFVTVVGPSGCGKSTTLRMLAGLEQPTDGKIFIDGEDITDVHARSRDVAMVFQNYALYPHKTVRQNMAFGLRMSTDLSSDQREEKVRETAAMMDIEELLDDKPNALSGGQKQRVALGRAIVREPDVFLFDEPLSNLDAKLRTTMRTEIQRLQDELGTTSIYVTHDQEEAMTMGDRIAILDNGILQQVGSPKHVYQNPVNEFVGTFVGSPAMNMLDVSVSTGDSVCLTNGDRFAYSLDGPVAQAVADAEVDSARLGIRPEDVAVSREPAESDIRAVVEVVEPIGSDNYLYLDLGESFIARVAADIEPTRGDTVGVQFDESDIHLFDTYGFSILSEKETERSPVTA, from the coding sequence ATGGCTACGCTTCGCGTGGACTCTCTGCGCAAAGAGTTCGACAACGGTCGTATCGTCGCCGTCAACGACCTCTCTCTGGACGTGGCAGACGGAGAGTTCGTCACGGTCGTCGGCCCGTCGGGATGTGGCAAGTCGACGACCCTACGGATGCTGGCTGGCCTCGAACAGCCGACTGACGGCAAGATCTTCATCGACGGCGAGGACATCACAGACGTGCATGCGCGCAGCCGAGACGTCGCGATGGTGTTCCAGAACTACGCGCTGTACCCGCACAAGACGGTCCGCCAGAACATGGCATTCGGCCTCCGGATGAGCACGGATCTCTCGTCGGACCAGCGCGAGGAGAAGGTCCGTGAGACAGCCGCGATGATGGATATCGAGGAACTACTGGACGACAAGCCCAATGCGCTCTCGGGGGGACAGAAACAGCGCGTCGCGCTCGGCCGTGCCATCGTGCGCGAGCCCGACGTGTTCCTGTTCGACGAACCACTCAGCAACCTCGACGCGAAGCTCCGGACGACGATGCGAACGGAGATTCAGCGACTCCAGGACGAACTGGGAACGACCTCGATCTACGTCACACACGATCAGGAAGAAGCGATGACGATGGGTGACCGGATCGCAATCCTCGACAACGGAATCCTCCAGCAGGTGGGATCACCAAAGCACGTCTACCAGAACCCGGTCAACGAGTTCGTCGGGACGTTCGTGGGCTCCCCGGCGATGAACATGCTCGACGTGAGCGTCAGTACGGGCGACAGCGTATGCTTGACTAACGGCGATCGCTTTGCCTATTCTCTCGACGGGCCCGTTGCACAGGCGGTCGCAGACGCCGAGGTCGACAGCGCTCGGCTCGGGATCCGTCCGGAAGACGTCGCCGTCAGCCGAGAGCCCGCAGAGAGCGACATCCGGGCGGTCGTCGAGGTCGTCGAACCGATCGGAAGCGACAACTACCTCTATCTCGATCTGGGCGAGTCGTTCATCGCGCGCGTCGCCGCCGATATCGAACCGACACGGGGCGACACTGTCGGCGTTCAGTTCGACGAGTCCGATATCCATCTGTTCGATACGTATGGGTTCTCGATTCTCTCCGAGAAAGAGACCGAACGATCCCCCGTCACGGCCTGA
- a CDS encoding lipoyl protein ligase domain-containing protein, whose amino-acid sequence MRVLCGRAVDPDADIERTRRLADEVADSRVPALRVWRPHRQVAFGRRDAREDGYERAREIATKRGYAVLERAVGGRAVAYTGRTVAVALAVPTDGGRSGIQRRYDAASDRFRAALDTLGVDASEGEPPESFCPGSHSLQAAGKVVGIAQRVRQRVAVVAAIVIVADHGEVADVLAPIYDALDVSFDPDSVGSVARAGGPSEPDRVIDAVVETFADGHDTTVERVDSTSGLRDT is encoded by the coding sequence ATGCGAGTCCTCTGTGGCCGTGCCGTCGATCCCGACGCTGACATCGAGCGGACCCGGCGGTTGGCCGACGAGGTCGCCGACAGTCGCGTCCCCGCCCTGCGCGTCTGGCGGCCACACCGACAGGTCGCCTTCGGTCGCCGTGACGCCCGCGAGGACGGCTACGAGCGGGCCCGCGAGATTGCCACGAAACGTGGCTACGCCGTCCTCGAACGCGCGGTCGGCGGGCGAGCGGTCGCGTACACCGGTCGGACCGTCGCGGTCGCGCTCGCGGTGCCGACCGACGGCGGTCGCTCGGGTATCCAGCGTCGTTACGACGCCGCCAGCGACCGGTTCCGAGCGGCTCTCGACACGCTCGGCGTCGACGCCAGCGAGGGAGAGCCACCGGAATCGTTCTGCCCCGGCTCTCACTCCTTGCAAGCGGCGGGAAAGGTCGTCGGCATCGCCCAGCGAGTCCGCCAGCGCGTCGCCGTCGTCGCGGCGATCGTCATCGTGGCTGACCACGGCGAGGTCGCCGACGTGCTCGCGCCGATCTACGACGCGCTCGACGTGTCGTTCGATCCGGACAGCGTCGGCAGCGTCGCCCGTGCAGGCGGGCCGAGCGAGCCCGACAGGGTGATCGACGCCGTCGTCGAGACGTTCGCGGACGGCCACGACACCACCGTCGAGCGCGTGGACTCGACGAGCGGACTCCGAGACACTTAG
- a CDS encoding DUF7268 family protein, whose product MAVGRTATDWARPRARIVGSALATGALAGPIAVAVLALYAEGTLFGTRKAFALGALAFGFGLLGWSGSVLAGRGVEAMQRHLDAAGDWTEADSRRAMARVTGFGFGAMLGVSATAALL is encoded by the coding sequence ATGGCGGTCGGCCGGACCGCGACCGACTGGGCACGCCCGCGGGCCCGGATCGTCGGCTCCGCACTGGCCACAGGGGCCCTCGCCGGCCCGATTGCGGTCGCGGTGCTCGCCCTCTACGCCGAGGGCACGCTCTTTGGCACCCGCAAGGCGTTCGCCCTCGGAGCGCTCGCGTTCGGCTTCGGACTGCTTGGCTGGTCGGGCTCGGTCCTCGCCGGCCGCGGTGTCGAGGCGATGCAACGACACCTCGACGCGGCGGGCGACTGGACCGAGGCCGACTCCCGGCGCGCGATGGCCCGGGTCACCGGATTCGGGTTCGGCGCGATGCTCGGGGTCAGCGCGACAGCGGCACTCCTTTGA